A window of the Deltaproteobacteria bacterium CG11_big_fil_rev_8_21_14_0_20_42_23 genome harbors these coding sequences:
- a CDS encoding PhnA protein — protein MRMPPNCPKCNSTYVYADDPLWICPECAHEWNQEDANSSGTQESDANIKDANGQELKDGDSVVVIKDLKVKGSSQSVKRGTKVKGIRLIESDDGHNISCKIDGIGAMNLKSEFVRKA, from the coding sequence ATGAGAATGCCTCCCAATTGTCCCAAGTGTAATTCCACATATGTTTATGCAGATGATCCGCTGTGGATTTGTCCGGAGTGCGCTCATGAATGGAATCAAGAAGATGCAAATTCAAGCGGAACGCAAGAATCTGATGCGAATATAAAAGATGCGAACGGCCAAGAATTAAAAGATGGCGATAGCGTGGTGGTGATCAAAGATTTAAAAGTGAAAGGATCATCCCAGTCGGTGAAGCGAGGCACCAAAGTAAAAGGCATTCGCCTCATCGAAAGCGACGACGGCCATAATATCTCCTGCAAAATCGATGGCATTGGTGCCATGAATTTGAAATCAGAATTCGTGCGGAAGGCTTAA
- a CDS encoding ATPase: MQSLIETYQRLNAAQKDVYIRNFYSDFVFEDRLNGIVGPRGVGKTTFLLHFLSQSRLEPSQKLYVSADNLYFVEHSLVSLVDQFVKELDGQLIAIDEIHKYQNWNQELKNIYDSYPQINILFSGSSSIDLVKGKYDLSRRALLHHMFGFSFREYLEFTLHQSFKKYSLEELTKNHISIANKLALIPKMQGHFKTYLERGYYPFSHKYKQLEHFAKIIIGMIEKTIYEDIASFYSLKTQNLEVFKKILYFIATTKPGSMSINQLANSLSKDHTTTAEYLQILKDTGLLLFLMNEKTGHALIRNAEKVYLDNPNLSFAINHSLGKKNDVGNTREEFVLSQLLHAAYVPFYTKQGDFKCNAFTFEVGGKGKSDKQVRNVDQAFVIKDNILIGDKKNIPLYLFGFLS, translated from the coding sequence ATGCAATCCCTTATAGAAACTTATCAGAGGTTAAACGCTGCCCAAAAAGATGTCTATATCCGCAATTTTTATAGCGATTTTGTCTTCGAAGACAGGCTAAATGGCATTGTTGGTCCTCGTGGAGTGGGAAAAACAACCTTCCTCCTCCACTTTTTATCTCAAAGCCGTTTAGAACCAAGCCAAAAGCTTTATGTTTCGGCGGACAACCTCTATTTTGTAGAGCACTCGCTTGTTTCCCTGGTTGATCAGTTTGTAAAAGAACTCGATGGCCAACTTATTGCTATCGATGAAATTCATAAATATCAAAACTGGAATCAGGAACTCAAAAACATTTATGATTCATACCCTCAGATCAACATTTTGTTTTCTGGAAGCTCCAGCATCGATCTCGTAAAAGGAAAATACGATTTATCCAGAAGAGCTCTTTTGCATCACATGTTTGGTTTTTCGTTTCGCGAATACCTTGAATTTACACTTCACCAATCTTTTAAAAAATACTCTTTAGAAGAATTAACAAAAAACCATATTTCAATCGCAAACAAACTTGCGCTCATTCCCAAAATGCAAGGTCACTTCAAAACCTATTTAGAAAGAGGTTATTATCCTTTTTCGCATAAATATAAACAGCTTGAACACTTTGCCAAAATTATTATCGGCATGATTGAAAAAACAATTTATGAAGATATCGCTTCTTTTTATTCGTTAAAAACTCAAAACTTAGAAGTGTTCAAAAAAATCCTCTATTTTATTGCCACAACAAAACCTGGCTCAATGAGCATTAATCAGTTGGCAAACAGCCTCTCTAAAGATCACACCACCACTGCTGAGTATTTACAGATTTTAAAAGACACCGGACTTCTTTTATTTTTGATGAATGAAAAAACAGGCCATGCTCTTATTCGAAATGCCGAAAAAGTTTACTTAGATAATCCTAATCTTTCATTTGCTATTAATCACAGCCTGGGCAAAAAAAATGATGTTGGAAATACACGAGAAGAGTTTGTCTTAAGCCAACTTCTTCATGCCGCTTACGTTCCTTTTTACACAAAACAAGGCGATTTCAAATGCAATGCATTTACCTTCGAAGTTGGAGGAAAGGGAAAAAGCGATAAGCAAGTTCGAAATGTTGATCAAGCCTTTGTGATTAAGGACAACATCCTCATTGGAGACAAAAAAAATATTCCCCTCTATCTTTTTGGCTTTTTGTCTTAA